tctttctcgtgcctgtgagcacgatggccggcgacgggtgtcgtcggATTTAGTTGGAAAAGAAAATCTCCTGTTCACGCcacctctttcctctgattttctggcgccgacggtcacgccgaccgtcggctctggcctctccgaaTCCGAGAGAGTCGGCCGTTGCTACCGGCCACCATCGGGCATGATATGGCCGTGATCGGtcggtcaaggcacggggacctctaggttcccgtttcggcccaatgaaagcccgggaagaagaagaagaagaagaagaagaagaagaaaaagaaaagaaaaagaaaagcaaataaaatacaaaataaaaaaataaaataaaataaataaaaaaataagaaaagagaaaaatttcctctctttcctctttctccctctttctctctctttctctctctctattgtctctctctaaaaagaaaaagaaaaaaaatatatatatatatatataataataaaaaatatatatatgtgagagaaagtttctctcatttctctcttaagtctttctctctctagaattagactttctctctctatcttctctctacattttctctctctagattttcttcctattttctctctctagactttctctctcattatggattttgtctctctaaggtcattctctctctctgattgcatcacagactctaggataaacttgagatgaaaatatgatgatctggaactgctccgaaattcgtgcagtagatcggatcccgatctgattctttttcgaaattgataatatcaatcatgattaatctatattaagtcaccttgatatgacctctgataatCTCAATCATGATTACCACTTTTAAAagatacaaagattctctctccactttctctctctactttctctctcatatcgactttctctctctaaaaaaggtctatgaatcctgtatcaagttatgccttcatcttttagaagcttatattgactctaacaagatgatttgaagttgctttgatatccgtgctgtatgtcaacctcatctgatcgtatcaaagatctttcaaatttattattaaagaacctaTTGAttaatcttgactttaattcgatctgtgcctcacgattttttgattaagtcacttgaatctgactctcagataaaagatcttaaattgccctggtatctggatggtccgacacatccggtcaacagtcctctttccttatgatttaatcttattatatttatagaatagaaattgataatgatttgatattttaaataggattagctgattcttctaacgagatttgaagatctaagatgaacgaggtaagtggattttaagctccttatttattttgaaatgatcatgcttttatgtaaagaattgctattgataaaatcataattttcataaaataaggatcggcatatgtgatatgaaaagcatgttttattatgagcattgatttcatgaatatgtcttatgaaaatagcatgattatgaagcatgaatttcattatttttccatctatgtatatgtatgctttaagaaaaagatataatgatttcaaaggctctcagatggctatgaatgatcccttcgggaaggtcgacatccggagctagtatccatacgaaacatggccctgtcagcgggtataaagttggcacatgaattaagaactctgtcgattaagaaacatggccctgtcacgggtataatagtgaccttagcacgaatatctgtgagcaatgttttgaaacatgacatgaatacatgatgaaaatgatttacgattcatgattgtgaaatatacatgatttatacatgcatgataaaTTTATAACCTTTTTGTTATatactctatgaaatgctttattttatattacctgttattttctaaatattgcatatcatgaaaaaaaaaattatggttgatccgataaggaagcgcaagttctacttactgggctagtgtagctcatattcttttttgttttctttttgtttgaacagagaaataaggttaggatcggcaaaaagaatccaagcttgaagatcggcatagcaagctgaaaaatttgacagtagaagtttaatttattttataatcatggatttgtagttatttatgaatattgagattcgggttaatacttgcttttggatttagatgctctaaccaatattggttcgattatttgatgaataatagaattgaatctttttatttgacggattttagatgattatgatggattggcttcgtgttatcgtgggctccattcctcggtagcatggtcgtgttatgtcccggatttggggcgtgacattttatggtatcagagcttaggttataatcattagggattatgatataaatgattaggatatgatagaataatatcagagcttaggtttaagatcattgagattataaaatgatatcaaaactttatgtatgatcaataggacgtgactgagtggagtataatggataatatcagagcttaagattatgatcattaaggacgtgatagaatgatataaagtttaggttatgatcattagagaatatgacttaagtggtatttgaacttaagattatcattattcgagattgtgactttaatgatatttgaacttgaggctaagatcatgaggaacatgatgatataaaagaaaggattcaataatttgatttcgaatcaataggtattatgataaaatttatgcataagtggcatatgatgtctataatagaattgatgagttatatcttagatttcaattagcaaggttgatctgagtatgagaagtgttgaccctagaatgaagtgggaggtattgatatattatgttaggtatatttgatgacattggaatgctaaacctatatggataaaggacatgataactttgctgattttgatgttaatttctttgcaaagaaaggttggtttggaagttgtctaaatgattgtaaggtaaatcgaaggttaactcaaattaattctagacatattagattcttgaggagtggtgaagttTATGTAATAAGTTTAAACATAGAagatggatgaagatttaattttgatgtgctgtgcctaagagatagtaatgacaaggaaaccttaaattttatcctaaattgtatatgaaatatgaaagttggatctatctttgattgatttaatatacaaagatatcttttatttttgatagacttagataatttggtaagttgagatcagagtgcgcagcaaaagcgtggtgggctgaattgattagaaatattaatcctttaaatctaaagatattatgaaatacgttagttgtaaataaggaaggattttactgataataaatggatgctagagagaaaatctatctgatcaaggagagACTCAAAGCAGtataggatagacagaagagttgggtagatagaaaaagaagagaattagaattttattttgatgatcatatttttctaaaaatatcacctacaaaaagtgtcatgaggtttgggagacatggcaagctgagtccgcgatataatggaccttttgaaattttaaatcaagtaggagatgttgcttacgaactagctttaccatcagatcagtgtgataaagtatgagccattgcaagttcatgaagatctaacctatgaagaattttctctctgaattattgatcgaaaagagcaagtttaagacggcgtatcatttcatatgtaaagattcattagagtaattatgaagagagagaggccacatgggagcttgaagatgatatgaagacgagatatccacacttatttgaaaatgaaggtatgttaaattttgaggacgaaattttttttaaggggggtagaatgtgataatccggcccaattgggcccaaaaccagcccacaaagcccaccagaaaaaaaaaaaatcagaaataggaggaagactcccgatcggagtcttcctcttcttcgtTTTCGATCAAAAtccggagtcctagggccattaaaagaccctaggacgagctctataagaaccccctcttctcctctaagtgtagatcttCAGTCACGATGATTGCcagagatttttctccgattttttcgtttaaagccgcggcccctcgacctgtgctcgccgtgATTTCACGCCAGTGAGGTCAcaggaggttgtggtaaggtctccctcctctccctctcttctctcccttcttttcgtgcctgtgagcacgatggccggcgacgggtgttgccggatttagttggaaaagaaaaccccctgttcacgtcgcctctttcctctgattttccggcaccgacggtcacgccgaccgccgcctctggcctctccgaacctgggagagtcggccgttgccacCGATCACCACCGGGCATgatatggccgtgatcggccgatcaaggcacagggacctctaggtccccgtttcggcccaatgaaagcccgggaagaagaagaagaagaaaagaaaagaaaagaaaagaaaagaaaaaggaaaaagaaaaagaaaagaaaaaggaaaaagaaaaagaaaagcaaataaaatgcaaaatagaaaaataaaataaaaaaaataagaaaagagaaaaatttcctctcttccctctttctccctctttctctctctattgtctctctctaaaaagaaaaagaaaaaaaaaagaaaaagaaaaatatatatatatataataaaaatatatatatgtgagagaaagtttctctcatttctctcttaagtctttctctctctagaattagactttctctctctaccttctctctatatttttctctctagattttctttctattttctctctagacctttctctctcattatggattttgtctctctaaggtcattctctctctctgattgcatcacagaccctaggataaacttgagatgaaaatatgatgatctgggactgctccgaaattcgtgcagtagatcggatcccgatccgattctttttcgaaattgataatatcaatcatgatTAATCTATATTAtgtcaccttgatatgatctctgatgatctcaatcatgattaccacttttaaaggatacgaagattctctctccactttctctctctactttctctctcatgaccgactttctctctctaaaaaaggtctatgaatcctgtatcaagtcatgccttcatcttttagaagcttatattgactctaacaagatgatctgaagttgctttgatatccgtgctgtatgtcaacctcatctgatcgtatcaaagatctttcaaatttattattaaagaaccctattgattgatcttgactttaattcgatctatgcctcacgatttcttgatcaagtcacttgaatctgactctcagataaaagatcctaaattgccctggtatctggatggtccgacacattcgATCAacggtcctctttccttatgatttaatcttattatatttatagaatagaaattgataatgatttgatattttaaataggattagctgattcttctaacgagatctgaagatctaagatgaacgagataAGTGGATTTtaagctccttatttattttgaaatgatcatgcttttatgtaaagaattgctattgataaaatcataatttttcataaaataaggatcggcatatgtgatatgaaaaagcatgttttattatgagcattgatttcatgaatatgtcttatgaaaatagcataattatgaagcatgaatttcattgtttttccatctatatatatgtatgcttaagaaaaagatataatgatttcaaaggctctcagatggctatgaatgaatctcttcaggaaggtcgacatccggagctagcatccacacgaaacatggccctgccagcgggtataaagttggcacatgaattaagaactctgtcgattaagaaacatggtcctgtcacgggtataatagtgatcttagcacgaatatctgtgagcaatattttgaaacatgacatgaatacatgatgaaaatgatttacgattcatgattgtgaaatatacatgatttatacatgcatgatgaatTTATAACCTGTTTTgttatatgttctatgaaatgctttattttatattacctgctattttctaaatattgcatatcATGAAAAAAACTTAtggttgatccgataaggaagcgcaaattctacttactgggctagtgtagctcatattcttttttgttttttttttgtttgaacagagaaataaggttaggatcggcaaaaggaatccaagcttgaagatcggcatagcaagctgaaaaatttgacagcagaagtttaatttattttataatcatggatttgtagttatttatgaatgttgagattcgagttagtacttgcttttggatttagatgctctgaaccaatattggttcgattatttgatgaataatagaattgaatctttttatttgacggattttagatgattatgatggattggcttcgtgttatcgtgggctccatccctcggtagcatggcctgttatgtcccggatttgaggCGTGACAATGGGCAGCTTATCCTTTCAACTTGGTAAATTCATGCGACTGCTAGTCTCAGTATCAATCCCTTTCAAGCCGTTTGGTGCTTTGTTTTTAAGCTCCATATTTGTTTTTGGGTAAGATCGGTGGTTCATTTCTAATGGAAGACATTAGATATCAGTGTTATGTGGTGTATTATTCCACGAATAATAATTCAAAGTGGTAAATTATTGTTAGTTTTATTCTCAGAGGTATGCCGGCGGCGTACACCAGCATGAGTGTTAGAACGGGGGAAGAAGGGGGCCGTAACGTTTTAAGCTTGGGTCACATTACATAGAGCCAGCTTCCATACTAAGGTCTATCATTCTAAAACGAGCAGCATACATTTTATCTACTCTACTAGAGGTCCGTTCATACCGAGCCTTCCCGGCTGTGGAGTCCCGCACATTATATACAAGTGCatcagtgtgaaattttcttgtCAAGCAGTTTAGAGTTTGCAAATGTCAATAATGGTGGCAGCAATTAGCAGAAAGTCCACCAAACCATGGAGAAGGCTGCAAGAACCAAAGTTGACAATGCCTGCTTATAATTTTGCCTAAGGATGACTTAAGGTCATCAGCCTGCAATCTCTCTCAgccacacgcacgcacgcacgcgcacacagacaaaagaaaagagaaaaaagaaaagatattttgGAGCTACAAGAGGATGGCCTGATGATTTAAGAGTCTGAGGTTGTACAAAATTTTGCTGGTTCATTGGAGTGCCGGAACTCAGAAACCTCAGATGCTCGCAGTATGATATTGAGCTCAAGTGGCATCATCATATTATCCAGACAATGGCTTTTTTGAGACAATAATTATGATGTACTACATGAAGCCCCTTACAAAAGGTTAATAGCATCAATTGATCTCTCTAAAAGATTACCTGAAAAACACATGATGTTCTTGCCGATAATTGCAAAGCTGCATTAGATATCCAATTTGCAGTAATAATCATTCAAGTTGATGACCTAATGGCAACTCACAAAATCCATTCCAAACACACTTTGCATCAGAACAGGGTAAGGACTGAAAATTGCATAAAGTGTTTGTATAATCCACGTATATGCATGGGAGAGTTTCTTAACAAAGGTAAGAGGATTATATTATGATACCAAATCTAACAACCCAATGGAAGCATCCAAGAAAAGCTTCCATGACAATAAGCATCACAAGGACAATTATCACAAGATACACAAATCATCCAGATCCTACATCAGATGTCACATAGTAACAGAAATGTTATTCATACACCTAACTGCATAGTACAAAGATCATTCTGAATCCAAAAAACTCAGCAACAGAGGTAGGAAAGGAGTCATAACAGGATGACCAAGTACAATAGGTTTTTCTACTGCCAAGAAAAGGGAAGAGCTTGAGAGGTTGAAGGTCCTTCTCCTCCAACATGAAATATACTATGGCAGTGAAGATCAGCATCAGCAGCATCTGAAACCAAAACATTACCTACATGCTCGTCATCGATCCCTGAACAAGAGAACCCCGCTGGTGAAACGCTGCTTGAAGCCTGTGAACCAGAGTACCGTCCAAGGCCACTGTACTGAACAGTTGAAGCCAAAGGCTGACCCATTGGTATCCTATCAGCTGAAACAATTTGGCCCACATTGATGCCTGAAGTTTGAGGTGGTGATgacagaagagagagagcacaATCAGAGTCAAGAACTTGGGTTAATCCATCAGAGAAGAATTTGCCGCCACAACTTTCAGCCAAAGAATTGGTTCTGAGTGGATGACAAACAGAGGGCTTCAGTGTTGCTCTACTGCTGAAGGCAGCATCACTGTCCTGCATGAAGGGGAACTGCCTCCCTTCTCTGAAGCTGAGGGAAAAGGAGCCGACGTGGTGCTGCCTATCCATGACATGCAGCGGTGGGTGATGCGCATATAGTGCATCTTCCTGAGATTTAGCAATTCCAGTCCAGTTGGTCTCTGATGTAGCAGTCGGGAATATTTGTGGATATGTTGAGAGACCGGTCCCTGCAAACAAGAGTTCAGGCTTAAAGAAACTGATATGTATTCCACAATATCATTGGGAAATTAGGCAGTGGAAAGGATTTATGGACAAAATGGAATGTTTTAGAAATGTAAGAACCCGTAAAGTTTGTTTATGATCTAGTGTGGTTACTTATCATgtgttctttttttttgtatatagcaTGTTGAAGCTATATGATTTGCATATTTACGCACTGGTGGCACCAAATGCAAAATTCAGCACTCCTGAACTTCACAAGGTACATTTTGATTTGTGAGCATGTTTGCAGTCTTGTAAATATTCAACAatataaagataatttgaaaGTTTATATTTTAAATGGAATATAATTGTTGATGCACAGAAAGTACAAGAAGAATCGCATgaaatctataaaatataacaCATAAACAAGGATCAGTTCGAAAATGTAACATAGACAATTCACTGCCACAAGAAAAAGGAATATCTACCAAAATATGAATCTACATGCAGAATTAGATTCCTGATGTTTGGTATGTTTTGTGTTCGAAGACACGTTATAGCATAGGCAAGAACCTGGAGGCTATACAAGAATATGGTAACAGATTCTTGAATTCGTAGGCATGGGATTCTATGATTCTTTCTGCTAAAAATGGATTCTTAATTTAGATGGATCCAACAAGTTTCAGCATCAGCTTGGTGTTGATGCAAGTCAATAACTTTCTGCAATTTAGTAAATCGGAGTAAATGGGGGGAAATGAAGGTAAGGATTCTTTGTGATTAAATCCAGAGTTCCATAATCCCTTCCTATGTTCATTCTTTATTTAGATAAGTTCTACACAGGTTGGTAGCTTAAGCATTCAACATTGGCAACTCAGGTAGAAGGGAGATCCAGATGACATCTGATTCTCCATCAAAAGAGGGATGCCTaatcatgaaaagagaagatggcTTGATTCCTTACCATGGTGATTTGAGAACATGCTCCCAGAATTTATAGATTCTGGCTGAGGCTTCCTTCGGCGTCTGTTGTGTCCATCAAGGCGTTTCCTACAGCTTCGTTTTACCTCATCAAACTCTGCCAACAAGTGAAATCTGTGGGAACACAAATTCATGGAATAAGTACATTAAATTTCTTGACAATAAAACAAAAAATCAATAAGCATGCATCAACATTGGCAGAATATCAAGCATGCAAGTCCAAGGAGTTATCTGCTTTTGGACATATCAGAGAAGCTACTCTTTGACAATGTGTTCTGAGAGAGGTTCTACTTGGCAAAAGAATATTAAGAAGAGCTTCCTTGCCCTCTCTCATGAAGTATGATGAATACAGACAAGGGCTACCAACATGAAACAAGTTATCAGCTTTTATATCTTCCGTAATTATAAAGTGGTCATAAACGAGTCTACACTGAACAAATTTGTTGGAATAGttggacacacacacacacacacaaaaaaaaaaaaattcaagaccaGCATTCAGCAAGATGGTGTCAGAATCACAAAAAAATCTAAAGTTTTAGAAGTATGCTACTTTCTTTATAGAAAAGGAGAACATTTTAAATAGGAGCCAAGCTATCATGCAAATAACTCAAAACTAGATTACTGGGTTAATTAATGATTGTTCATGAAAATAATTAATATAGTACTAGTATAATAACTATGAAAATCTGTCTCTTCAAGAACAAATATTTCTTTACCGTTGGCACAATATTGCTTCATTTTGAACTAACATCACATTACATCaatcacacacacaaacacaaacacacacatgcacacgcatgcacacacacacacactatatGTGACCTTCAATAATGAGATCAAGATCAATTCTAGaccaagaaaagaaacagaagaaaATGTACAACAATAAAGGTGTACGCTTCTGATCATGGTACTCTCCCAGTATCACAAATTCTTTGGTCTCCCAGACATATGCTAACACATTACACATATTCCCCAGAGAAAAAGACCAGGAACATATATTTAGTCAACGAAAGGCATGAGAACTTACAGTTTTAAACCATAGCCAACTATTTTTCTGATTGCATGCAAGTATAGGATTTTAGGGAAGTGCTCTGTAAAGAAGGCAATTCTGAAGACTACTATTTCCCTAAATTCATCAGTGAAACTGCAATAATGCACAGGTTACCAACTGATGTGGTTTTGAATGCTGCTGCTATGTCTTTGAAATTCATTTGTCTATTGATATGCTTATGGATTCTGCACTAttccatcataaaaaaaaaataaatcagtaaaTACATAGTTGAAAGAATCTTATTAAAAGAATGGACCTGATACCATCAAATTTGGGCACAAACCAATGTCTTTTCCTGCCCTGCTACATCAAACTCCATTTTATGACAACACTATAAGATGTTGCAAGAATTGATAAAACACTGCTTCAGATTCTTGTCCTTATCATTGACCTGCTGACAGAATGAACGCTTATTCTTTCTTTTAACCCTTAGAAGCCCATTTTATATAAAGTTATTTGATACTCTAAAAAATAGGAATGGTGCAACATGTTCAGGTCACTGACAGATTGTCTTTGTTtagtcattttgaatttcaacaaAGGAGTACATTCTACAATTAGGAACATAATAAGCCAAAATATATAATGGCAAACTGAAACACAATCATGGTCAGATATTGCACCATGCTAAGGAAACATGCTGGCATTCACCTAATTTCAGCTGAGTCATGAACTTTTAAGTATTCATCATGCCTTCGGTACAAGGTATACAACCTTCTACATTGCACAATTACTAGTACCAATGTTTTGCAATCATCTTAGTCCCTGACTCTTCTCAAGATGCTAGCATATCAGAGACAAGACCTCTGGGCCCTTTGCCTCCTATTCATTCAACTGTACAACAAATAGAACTTCAAGCACATATACATATCTTTGTCATGCATCTTTTACCTATCCAGGATAGTTTTAATCAATGATATCATAAGCTTTTGACCGTAGGGCTGAAGTGAGGGTCCAGAAAAAAAAGGTATAGAAAGAGGAGCTCTTATGAACAGCTTGCACATAATAGGAAACTAGAATTACAAAGCAAACAAGAATACTATCAGTCACCTGGTG
Above is a genomic segment from Elaeis guineensis isolate ETL-2024a chromosome 1, EG11, whole genome shotgun sequence containing:
- the LOC105038812 gene encoding squamosa promoter-binding-like protein 16 isoform X1, producing MEWDSKICSWDFSELAQHGEPNIGSVVGLSGGLGSQTGGVECSVDLKLGGLGEFRPSERWKEQSRVSTLASSSGPSKRARAPSSATQIVSCLVDGCKADLSNCRDYHRRHKVCEVHSKTSTVMVGGQEQRFCQQCSRFHLLAEFDEVKRSCRKRLDGHNRRRRKPQPESINSGSMFSNHHGTGLSTYPQIFPTATSETNWTGIAKSQEDALYAHHPPLHVMDRQHHVGSFSLSFREGRQFPFMQDSDAAFSSRATLKPSVCHPLRTNSLAESCGGKFFSDGLTQVLDSDCALSLLSSPPQTSGINVGQIVSADRIPMGQPLASTVQYSGLGRYSGSQASSSVSPAGFSCSGIDDEHVGNVLVSDAADADLHCHSIFHVGGEGPSTSQALPFSWQ
- the LOC105038812 gene encoding squamosa promoter-binding-like protein 16 isoform X2, whose amino-acid sequence is MGRKSWRLCLNIYRKCRYEIHPINLQDLTIYVRDYHRRHKVCEVHSKTSTVMVGGQEQRFCQQCSRFHLLAEFDEVKRSCRKRLDGHNRRRRKPQPESINSGSMFSNHHGTGLSTYPQIFPTATSETNWTGIAKSQEDALYAHHPPLHVMDRQHHVGSFSLSFREGRQFPFMQDSDAAFSSRATLKPSVCHPLRTNSLAESCGGKFFSDGLTQVLDSDCALSLLSSPPQTSGINVGQIVSADRIPMGQPLASTVQYSGLGRYSGSQASSSVSPAGFSCSGIDDEHVGNVLVSDAADADLHCHSIFHVGGEGPSTSQALPFSWQ